From Amaranthus tricolor cultivar Red isolate AtriRed21 chromosome 4, ASM2621246v1, whole genome shotgun sequence:
GTTATTGACATAGGTATTAGAATCTTGATTTTgatctacgattttacgatcttacaattcaaaaataaacaatCAATTTGGACTATATGTAGTATCTTAATGTGGTAGAATCATATGATCCTACTTAGCTCATAAatggtaggatcataacacgattaCACGATCCTATGATCCAACGATCTGATCATACTTGGTAGTttcaatcataatttttttttatataatacaaatttcacttatgtataaatatatatttaaaataacaattgatacctttataaaattcaagtttttcttgatttgatgtttaatgattattaaaattattttttaaatatgaaatCAAATAGTTTTCACTTAAtcgtaaattaaaaaaaaaaaacaaatataattgataataaataattcaaagtaCATTAATTCTaatttgtaggatcacacgatcctacgattcgattctaccgatttcgatcctaccACCTTAATGATCTAAAGTAGAATCTCAATCCTAATAACCATGGCTACTAATATCAAGTTGTCTAAGGTTCCAACAATCAACATCGGGGCGTTGGTGAAAACCTTTAGTAGCAAGTCGAGCCTTCAGATGATCAACGGAACCATCGACTTTATATTTGACTGGAAAAACCCATTTACACCCAACAACTCTGGATGCATCGATAGAAGGGACTAAGTTCCAAGTTCGCGGGATAAAGCATCGAACTTACTAGTCATGTCTTGACGTCGTAGTGGATGTTTTTTAGCACCAAGGATATTAGATGGATCAGGAATAGGGATTGAATAGTTGTGTGTAAAAGGTAGTCTGAATTAAAAATACTTGCTAATTAGTTTTCTTTCTTGAGGAGGCCTTGAAATTTGGTTAGTATTTGTATGTGTAGTGTGATTAGGAATTTCAGGAGAAAGTGGCGTAGGAATATGGGATTGATGGGCGGCAATAGATGCGCTCGATGGTATAGTATTAGATTGGGTTGGCATTTGTATTTGTAGAGTACACATAGTAGTAGAGGCATTTGATGTATTTGTAGTTAGAGTAGAATGTCTATGACAATGTGTAATAGAAAGTGCTATTAAAATGTGGGGTATAGTTTGTTAGAGCTGGAACATTCTATACTTGTAATACATGAATACAGATTGAAACCCATGTATTAACATAATTGTAGAGTAAATGTTGGAAATTGTAGAGTAAATATTGGAAGTAGAATTAGTAAGGGAGATATAAGGAAAATCagtttcaaaaatattaaagagtCGACACAATAAAAAACACTTTGGAAAGTGGAATAACCAACAAAAATGCATGGAGTTTACTTGGGTTGTAATTTGTGCATATGATCGTAACCGGTTAACACAGATAACCAAAACTTCTTAATTCATTGTAGTTTGGGCTAGTTTTGAATAAAAGTTGATAGGGTGAAATAATGTGAAGTGTAGAAGTAGGAAGATGGTTAATGAGATATGTGACTGTAGAAAAGGTGTTAGACCAATATTTTAAAGGCATATTAACATGAGATAAAAGGGTAAGACTAGTTTCTACAATATGATGATGACGTCGTTCAGCATAACCCTTATGTTCAGGTGTATGAGGTGGAGGTGTGAGATGGCCGATGCCACAAGAAGGGAGATGAAATTGAATTTTGGTATGTTCTCCACCAATTGTCACTGAaaatttcttgcaaagagtcgAATTTGTGCTTAATTGGATACAACCAAGTGTATTTAATTTGGTGTAATGATCAATATAAATAATGTATTATTTAAAATGATCATAAGATAAGATGGGAGAAGTCCAAACATaagatataaaatatatttttgaatattaGAATAAATggagtatattattattgcttTAACACATAAATTAGTATTGAAGAAGAGGTGAAGAAACTTTTTTATTTAGTATCGACGAAGAGGTGAGGAAACTTTTTGTTTTCTATTTGATGTAATACATTTTGCATGTGAAAAGTTTTCATAAAAAAAGCTAATGTGGACCAGAGGAAAAGTGAAGGGAGAGAATGATGTGAATTTTTATTCCACACCATTAATAGTCCTCTAACAACAAGAAAAAGCACATTAACATTTTAATTAGCCGTTATGAACCTGGTCAAACGCGAgtagaaaaataaaactaaaatttctATTTagtcattgtttctttttttttttggcattattATATTTCACTATTTAcccgttttattttttattcttggtaataatttttctaacttctttCTGAAAGAGAATAGCTTTGGATGCAACAATGGCAGTATGATGTACAGGCCAAAATACATTATACGAACCCTAGGAACAAGTAAACTTAttcctcaagccaaaacccGCAAAACACGTTTTTAGGCCCTAACGCAATCGCTCGAATGAGCACTAGTCGAGCCAGCCTTTTGTTTGCTTTCCTCTGTTGCCTCGATCAAGCAAATACTTGCTTGTACCTTGCCTCTTTCAAGGCACCACTGAAATCTCTTTTGGTGCACTATCTTGCATTGATCAAGGCCTCCCTTGCCTTGCTCAATGCAACCCTTATTCACCATATTTCTTGTTCTTCGTTGCACCTCATTATGACACACCAAAGACTCTCTTCTGTAGCTCACTACATCATGAGCATTGGCTTGAGTCATCAAGCCATCACTTTCACACTTGGAACATTTGACACTTACTTTAACCCTAACATTTTCTAAATCAAGCTCTCTCAACTCAATCTCAATATCCAAAGATGAAAGTTAGTTCAATTCTAAAAGTTTTCCgtaaatttcttctttttttttttgaaaaataagtcACTTAAAACATACGCTTAACGTAGATaacgaaattaataaaattttttcataaaaaacgATCAAGTGGCGCAAACTTTTTTATTTGGAGGTATCCATTAAATATTCTTTGATAACAGATAACTCATgttattcaaattttctaatgACACTAGTTGAAACTGATGATCTTGTGTTATGTCAGAAATGAGATAATTGAATGGAATAAGGAAGCTACACAACTAGCTGAGAAATTGATGGGTTATTTCTCTCTAGGATTGGGAGTAAAAGAAGATAAGTTAAAGGAATTGTCATGTGGTGAAGGAAGAGTAATGGTTGGGCATTATTATCCATATTGTCCTGAACCAAATAAGACCATTGGGATTGCCTCTCATACTGATCCTGGCATTCTCACTGTCCTTTTGCAAGACCAAGTTGGTGGCTTGCAAGTTAAATATGATGGTAAATGGGTTAATGTTAAACCAGTTCATGGTGCTCTTGTTATCAATGTTGGTGACTTGCTTCAGgtgattatttctttttttttttcctacgaaattaaatttatttttagtcgGAAGtatttgcaaattacagctTTAAAGGTTAGGATATTTGCGAACTACctttaatatttcttttttgcgaattataacCATCAAAGTATCAATATCTTTATCATTCAAGTCAATTCATAGGATTTGACCATTTTAGTAgttgaaatttttgattaagtgGTCGGAATCCTATGATTTGGCTTGAGGATTTTGATGagtgtaattcacaaaaaataaaattgacggtataatttacaaaaaggcCTAAgttttaaggctgtaattcaaaatttttttaatgagaAGTTGTAGAACACGCTGTTATTGAAAGATTATTAGAAAAgaagaaaattcataaaatgTCACTTTAACATAAAACaattagtataaattcaaaatatGGCACTGATTGGTTATGTGAATTTGTTatattaataagatgatatcCAATAACAAGTACAAGAGTGTGGAGCATCGAGTGTACGCTAATCCTTTGCATGAGCCACGCATATCAATTGCTATATTCTTCAATCCAAGCCGCAGGGAGGATTTCTACGGACCATTACCCGAAATTGTGTCGCCTGAACAACCTGCACTTTACCAACATTTTACGTACAATGAATTTATGTACAGATTCTTCTCAAAGGAGTTAGATGGAAAATCGTTGACCAATTTCTTCAGTTTGGAAAACAAGTCATAGATGATCATCATTATGGTTTTTATCATGATTTTATTGCTATGTATGATCATGTATTTATTTATGAAGCCTAAGTTCATTATTGTTGATCTGTTTGTTTTAGTAAGAAATGTTGGTTCTTGAAGAATTAATAAAGTAATGTGTTTGTAAGAGGCAAATAAAATAAGTGGAGCAAAGTGTGGCGAGAAATAAAGTTGTTAAGACAACATTGTTTAGGTTCAAACTTACATACTTTAATTGCCTAAAAGTAGATTGATTAGACACATTAAAGAAAGCAATTTCTAAGCAACTAGTCTCTTGATAGAGATACTCTTCAAGGCAAGCCTATTaatattttacaattaaaaaacaaaCGTCCACACTATACATGTTTTAACCTATTTGAATTTTGAAGCTGATATGTTAACCTATTCGAGTTGGTAATGAAGCGcgtgtttgttaatttttttaaataatattttaggtCGGCCCACATAGACGCGTCTTTCaatgagaccgtctctcacaataatttattaatttaaaaatgtcACACATAAATACATTGAATTGGGCTACAAGCAGAAACAACTGAGATTATTAGTTGATAGACACGACCGTCTATTTTCTAACTTAGTTTACATATATTATAAAGAGATAAGGGAAGGGATAAGGGGTCAATATAGGCCTAAAACCCTCATTTAGTGTTCTATATTTGTGATTCGTGTGTAAACActaaattattcattttttttactagATTATATAGGGTGCATTCTCTGTATGTGGACTGATTAGAAATATTTGAATTGAAGTCATAATTGGAGATacgtgaaaaaaaataatagattagattttctttataatcagtcaagaataaaataggaaaaagaaatagaagaccaaattcctttaatttttttttctcttttctttcttttttatccaataaatgaaaaatgtatGGTCAACTTATAAAAGTCACATAGTTACAATTAAGTTTCAAATAAAAGTATGTTTAGCTTAGCAAGCTTATGTAGTTTTtaagaaaatcaatataaatccaTCTTCATTATTTGATTGCTCGACAAGGAGAAATGTTGAATCTTTTTAATAGATCTATCGATAACAATGAGTACATTAATTTCACATTTGTACGCGATTATCACTACATAAAAAGTTGCTTGTAACCAGACTTAAAAATGCAATTGCACACATTTATTTGTGTGCCTAAAATGTTTCCTCACACTTAAATAAATATGGTAAAAAAAGTGTGGGGAAAAATTAGGCAAACTTAATAAGTGTGGCAATTATGGATTTGGTTATGCTTATAAGCGTGGCTAAATGCACCTCTAGCCATACTTGTAAGCGATGAAACATCTCCTCACTTTTAAgcttgaatatttttttttaaaaaaaatacctgATTTATTAATAAAGATTCAAATGACATCTACATCAGAGATTAAAATTAGCAAgtacataacaattttaaccaaatatatttcaaaattaacaaaactataaTTGTTGTGTATGAGATCTGACATTTCTGAATATCTTCTTCCACATTGCTGTATGATAGAGCCTCCTACGAGGGGTTTTTCGATTTGTTGTAGTCTTAAGATAGATGTGAATTTGATGTAATTGATAGTAATTGCAATTTTGGTGTCGGCTGCATTATCGCATTAATCTctacaaaaaaatcaattagagACCAAAATTCATAACCCCAAACTATCATGATGAGAGAGATGAAAACCCAATATATGGGTAGAATCAACCCAATGAATGGTAGAACAACTTTCCTGTAGGGAAAGaacaaatatttatttcaatcatattcaaaaagaTTAAAACGGAGAAATTAGGggcttaccatcaaccaaaaggTTGATGATAGCCCCAAGCCAACTATAAGCGTGGGGAGTTGGTATAagtatatgaatttttttaatgttttttcaaaatatataagCACGGGGAATAAAGCTATTAACTAACTTTTAACCAAATTTTTGCgtcaaattttatattattttattttttaaaatcttattattgttgtcatttgttaaaactataataataataataataataataataataataataataataataataataataataataataataataataataataatgaaaaattataagaaactacctaatgtaTAGGTATATACGCAAAATACTacattatgtaatttttttgaaaaaaaactaCTTGAGTGAAatatttctctgcaaatgacAATCACTTAATGGAAAACGTTAATTGACGGTTAAGTTTAAAGGTTTGACCAATTTAAGAGTTTAAGTTGTCTTTATGGCAGTATACTATTGGTccttgtatttttaaataattataaattaaaacacataaattaataaaaataaataaataatatttgacgtcatttttatccatcataacgatattttttcaaatatgGATGTCACAATTATCCTTATGGGGTAGCTCTTTGaaaagtgcaattatttgcacttatttatatcattttatactccttaatgatggtcgttgttagtaattccatgcttattttgaagatttatgctactttacccattttggttattcatgctAATGTTGAgcggttttgattgttttacgcataatttttatggttttaataAGGACGAAGTTTACTAGAAGGTGATTGCTCGTTTGAAGATGTTTTGCAATAAAGATGGgcaaaagagttgaaaagtgtttaaaatacaaaagttttgaggtgaaatttaatACATACTCACTATTTTGGTcataaattttgataaaaaattctcattaatgcaaggtttgcggcattggaaagtagacttcaagagctttccaaaagtatattatatatccAATTCCGACAACCAAGCAAGGGATGGCGGCTGTTTAAAGTTTGCCAGTAAGAAGCAAAGTGACGAGTTGTCGCCTGAAAGCTACGACTCGTCTCCAACTGCTGATATCCATGCGCTGACGGTTTTCTTTCACTATTTtagtggttttatttattttagctttATTATAAATCAGTTAATTTTGGGGAGATTGTTCCCCAAGTAAACTTAGAATTTAAATAGGCATTAGTATATTTCATAGTGCTTTTAGTGCCCTAGATGCCCTAATGCTCTAGTTTTCAGTTTTTAGTTTATGCaatatattgtaattttatatTCCAATTTTTAAGTTTCTCTATCTTGTCctttaattattcattaaattgtctttaattcattattttcatcATGTTCATCAtctaaattagggttttgcTTATTGTTAATTTCATGTTAGTTATTATGTTTAGTAAGAAGATTTCTCTTCTAAGATTAAGGGATTGACCCTAATTTGAAACATGGAATAATATTTGATcaattaattgtgtgaaatttgggtcTATGCCCTTGCTTAATGAACCTTAGTTCaaacatctttattaaccttttaagTTTGAGATtatgattaatttaggattgagatatatttaagttaaattcctattagTTTAGTGATGATtgtaattatttgcacttatttatatcattttatactccttaatgatggtcgttgttagtaatttcgtgattattttgaagatttatgctactttactcgttttggttattcatgttgatttttgagtggttttgattgtttaaaGCATATTTcctatggttttaatgatggtGGAGTTCACTAAGGAGATTTTAGCTCGAGTGAAGATtttctacaaagaaaatgagcaaaagagtagaagagtgtttataatgcaaaacTTTTGAGGTGAATTTTTATACATGTctactcttttggtcataacttttgataggaaaattgCATTAAGGCAAACTTTACGGTTttggaaactagacttcaaaaGCTTTCCAAtggtatattatatgcccaattccgataatcgagcaagaaatgacaatcgtttaaagtttgctgAAACTGTCAGCCAGAAACGCCGACTCAGCTTCCTAGTCGTGGAAGAGGACGCCGATTAGGCTTTTTATTCTGGACTCCATGCAgcatatttttcaatactttaattttgtattattttcttttatcttttttaattaagttCTTAGGGTTTATTTAGTGGTTAATAATGGGCAATTAGATTAAGCCTCCGTTGGGGGGAGAATAGAAGAGGATATTTAAAACCCTCCTCTttctcctttttccttttcATCATACTCTCCATTAAACACCATTTTTAATACTTGtaagcttttaatttcttgtctttAATTTGTTGTCTTATTAGTAGTTTaatctttctttatcaaatttgtattagtttaatctttccttgtcaaactttaattgtttttcctAGAAATTGTCATTTAATAAAGTAGTATTGTTCTTCCTGTTTTTGTCTGTTGGATCTTTAATTGTATTGTTTCatagtttaattattgttttttccttgcaatttcattattatcatctttTATCATGCTTAAATTCAATCTAGGGTTTGTGTTCATTGTTTCCACCATGATTAGTGAGTAGATTTATTTTCTAAagttagggtttgaacctataatttcagtatgatttgattattgaatgtgtctatgaaattaAGATTAAAGTGGTTGAATTGTGCTAATAGCTCTAAATTAAGCATGCTTTGTCGGACTAGTCAATAGAATTAGCGTGTGAGAATTGGATcgactttgctttagggtaaatttttgttaaattcttattaattcgttcaataaaactagcgtgtgagaattgaattaatagagcctaaatctaatagttaatcaacagagcgagagtttgagattaacaacaTCATATTTAATCACACAATTAATCCGACATTTCATAGGCACTAATAAGTGTctgatcatacaagaatttagggGATTCCTGACACCCTAGATCTTTTCATCATGTAGTTTCAATCCAATTTCttattgcatttttagtttattagccAAAAACTAATTAAACATTTTTCACTTCAAGTAATATTTTTAGTagaaattagcaagtttcttgtccTAACTTCCTTTTGTTCGACCCGCGACTACACTTACACACCGTTcgcttgcggttaaataaaatttgcacatcatttAGCCATTAAAACGGAACTTTTAGGACTAACACTAGTAAGGTCAAATAGCAATATTGATCAATAGagcggaagcttgagattaattagatcacgtttaattATGCCAAAGACACAAATTCATACAATTGTGAGAGTAATtgactcccatgttagaattaggtgATTTCCGACACCCTAGATTtgtcttattattatcatcgtcttcatattaattattgttttagatttatttattagttttatttatatttttttagttattgcTTGCAGTAGTGTTCGTTTTTGAACCCAACTATTTGTTGATCCGTATCTCGTAGTCACAAATTGAATAAATTAGTTAACTCGCTTCCCTGAGTTCGACCCGTATTGCTACACGTGCATCGTGCGCTTGcagtaatttaaaatttgtacaTCAAGTTTTTGGCGCCGTTGTCGGGGAGGTGatgtataatttatttgtttagttGAAAGTTTACGTGATACTTTTGTGTTGGCCATGGCTATATTCTCTTTTCCGCAATATGAAGGTGAGAAATTCTATGCATATTTCTCTAGATTTCAAGAATATGTGGAATATTtgtgttattgtggttatactTATTATCATGAGGATCTAAGCCATGTGAGTTTAGAAGGGTTGAACCCGGAGTCTAGGAGTCTAGCCAACTATATGgccaatagtcatatacttaacATGGATGACAATTATCGTTAGGATATTTTTTTGCAATATGTCTGCTCAGTGTTTGCAAGATGAATAATGTTAGGAATCATTTTCTAGAGAAATATCAACGATGATCGAGGAATTAGCAATACGGAACGAACAATTAGCTGACTAATCAACTAGTCTTCCTCGTAATCAAGGAATTATCGATCAGATGGTAATGGAcaatgttggacctcttgagttttgatgatgactacactttatttaaacaaatatgtttttagagattgtgtgcaggtcgatattcggtcatgattatgatcgttgatagtacctatgacttggttcatgaaaatgtacgtgtcaaaaggatccgaaagatgttagaagaagtatatcgcttgggatgtaaaatggagacagcaggtctactatTCCcaggttggatgttctagcaaaactggatttttgagacagcacactgttcctgaactggagtcagcctacgttaactggaaattctggttatttatttataattattatttttagttaatgtactgaaattaatttgttgcatttatttattataggtaattggcaaaaagttttctaaaaattactttacgtgtgagtctctaaataaagatcctttattttaggatctatatttagtaaatattggatttgctataaatagaaatagtggttgttgaataggtcttagctattatttttaacctgtctttatcttagataataggttaacgtgtctatttttattaagtgtaaccgtttctataaatagcaaaaacgttccagcagttagtactggaacaggaactgctgtttgtgaaactgctgcttaaaaggaacagaacctatttttagaaaatgggaacagcggttattgttgttttaaacgtatgattgatttattcaagtcattgtggaaataaccgtttggtagtttgatccacattactcccatgatctttttgataaaggaataatagattggattattccattttcttagcgattttagctctataaatagtggactcggttattcttcaaaactcgccttagtatgagccattaaatcatacgtaattttgagagaatttttacaagaaaattttgtttcaaaaatgccaattaatttataatattttcttgtgcaactcattgattttattttagagaatttttatccttttgtaagggtttttgagagaatctttgtaactagacttgggtgagtctagggggaattcgaaagcttctagtgaagctagagaagagaatagctttgagtaaagctaaggacatagctttgagtgaagctagtgtggagtttagcttttagtgaagctaagtttgttgctttgagtgaagcaatttgagagagaagttggcctagttgatgcgcttcgagtgaagtaagatgtttaatgtaattgtaacgagttgccttaaacatagtggagaatttagaaatccccaggggtcgtggtttttccttctatttaggcctagaaggtttccacgtaaaaatcgtttatctcttttaattatttcgctctaagtttaagctttatttattttattcaattccgcaaaaatagggcaaaaacgcttaaactagtaacaacaacaattcaacccccctcttgttgctgcttccgttcctaattgagtctacaattggtatcagagccctgttcccagtagatcaggaaaccctgagggcagaatcctggtgttcccaaaaatgtcaattatgaacgagcgaatggaagaaggataTTCTGCTCAAAGAACACCCATGTTTGATGAAAATTCTATACttattggaa
This genomic window contains:
- the LOC130809851 gene encoding 1-aminocyclopropane-1-carboxylate oxidase homolog 3-like, giving the protein MTTISQPVLAYDRKNEVKEFEETKLGVKGLIDSGITQIPSIFHHPEENLVDTANSESKLGVDPIPVIDLSGPKEEVVDEIREAAGKFGFFQVINHGISVSLLDGLVKTVKEFHELPAEERMKYYRRDMETGVNYFSNVDLFVSKAASWRDTLQLRLSPTMAQPDAIPHVCRNEIIEWNKEATQLAEKLMGYFSLGLGVKEDKLKELSCGEGRVMVGHYYPYCPEPNKTIGIASHTDPGILTVLLQDQVGGLQVKYDGKWVNVKPVHGALVINVGDLLQMISNNKYKSVEHRVYANPLHEPRISIAIFFNPSRREDFYGPLPEIVSPEQPALYQHFTYNEFMYRFFSKELDGKSLTNFFSLENKS